In the Prochlorococcus sp. MIT 1307 genome, one interval contains:
- a CDS encoding polyribonucleotide nucleotidyltransferase, with amino-acid sequence MQGQTKSISFDGREIRLTTGRYAPQAGGSVMVECGDTAVLVTATRSSGREGIDFLPLICDYEERLYAAGRIPGSFMRREGRPPERATLICRLIDRPMRPLFPSWMRDDIQIVASCLSLDERVPADVLAVTGASMATLIAGIPFNGPMAAVRVGLLGDDFVLNPSFREMERGDLDLVVAGTPDGVVMVEAGANQLTEQDVIEAIDFGYEAVCELIKAQEGVLKEAGIEQVKPEQPAIDSTIPNYLEKNYTKSIGEVLKQFDQTKDERDKKLDEIKTGAAETIDGLKEDNSVRKAMSSNNKLLGASFKALTKKLMREQIIKQGKRVDGRALDEVRKIESAAGVLPKRVHGSGLFQRGLTQVLSTATLGTPSDAQEMDDLNPNTEKTYIHHYNFPPYSVGETRPMRTPGRREVGHGALAERAIIPVLPAKDTFPYVLRVVSEVLSSNGSTSMGSVCGSTLALMDAGVPLKAPVSGAAMGLIKEGKEVRILTDIQGIEDFLGDMDFKVAGTEKGITALQMDMKITGLAVSTIAEAINQARPARLHILEKMLEAISQPRENLSPHAPRLLSFRIDPELIGTVIGPGGRTIKGITERTNTKIDIEDGGIVTIASHDGTAAEEAQRIIEGLTRKVHEGEIFTGPITRIIPIGAFVEILPGKEGMIHISQLSDARVEKVDDVVKVGDVVTVRVREIDNRGRINLTLRGVPQNGEQAHVEPTPTPVAPLT; translated from the coding sequence GTGCAAGGTCAGACTAAGTCGATCTCCTTTGATGGTCGGGAGATACGACTGACTACAGGGCGATATGCGCCCCAGGCCGGTGGATCAGTGATGGTGGAATGCGGAGACACCGCAGTCCTAGTTACCGCTACCAGGTCTTCGGGTCGTGAAGGCATCGACTTCCTTCCATTGATATGTGACTACGAAGAACGTCTGTATGCAGCAGGGCGAATACCAGGCAGCTTTATGCGACGAGAAGGTCGTCCTCCAGAACGCGCAACTCTTATTTGCCGTCTTATTGACCGCCCTATGAGGCCGTTGTTTCCATCATGGATGAGAGACGACATTCAGATAGTTGCTAGTTGCCTATCTTTAGACGAAAGAGTTCCTGCAGATGTTCTGGCGGTTACAGGGGCTTCAATGGCGACTTTAATTGCCGGAATCCCTTTCAATGGCCCTATGGCTGCAGTGAGAGTAGGTCTGCTAGGGGATGACTTTGTTTTAAACCCAAGCTTTAGAGAAATGGAGCGAGGCGATCTTGATCTGGTCGTAGCTGGGACCCCTGATGGAGTTGTAATGGTCGAAGCGGGAGCAAACCAACTCACCGAACAAGATGTAATCGAAGCAATTGATTTTGGATACGAAGCAGTCTGTGAATTGATCAAAGCTCAAGAAGGAGTTCTTAAAGAGGCCGGTATAGAGCAAGTGAAACCTGAACAGCCTGCAATTGATAGCACAATTCCTAACTACTTAGAAAAAAATTACACCAAATCAATTGGTGAGGTTCTTAAACAATTTGACCAAACAAAAGATGAGAGAGACAAAAAGCTTGACGAGATCAAAACAGGAGCGGCCGAAACAATTGACGGATTAAAAGAAGATAATTCTGTGCGAAAAGCAATGTCTTCAAATAACAAATTACTAGGAGCAAGTTTCAAAGCATTAACCAAAAAGTTAATGCGGGAGCAAATAATTAAGCAAGGAAAACGAGTTGATGGGAGAGCTCTTGATGAGGTAAGAAAGATTGAATCTGCCGCAGGAGTACTACCAAAACGTGTTCATGGCTCAGGGCTTTTCCAAAGAGGTCTCACTCAAGTTCTTTCTACTGCAACTCTAGGAACTCCAAGTGATGCTCAAGAAATGGATGATCTGAACCCAAATACAGAAAAAACATATATTCATCATTACAATTTCCCCCCATATTCAGTAGGGGAAACTCGACCAATGCGTACACCAGGACGACGAGAAGTGGGGCATGGCGCTCTAGCCGAACGTGCCATTATTCCTGTTTTGCCAGCTAAAGACACCTTCCCATATGTGCTGCGAGTAGTCAGCGAAGTTTTAAGCTCTAATGGCTCAACATCTATGGGTTCTGTTTGTGGAAGCACACTTGCTCTTATGGATGCAGGTGTTCCTCTAAAGGCACCGGTTAGCGGAGCAGCTATGGGGCTGATCAAAGAAGGTAAAGAAGTCAGAATTCTTACCGATATTCAAGGTATTGAAGACTTTCTTGGAGACATGGACTTCAAAGTCGCTGGCACTGAGAAGGGTATAACAGCACTTCAAATGGACATGAAGATAACTGGTTTAGCCGTCTCCACTATTGCTGAAGCGATTAATCAAGCAAGACCGGCACGATTGCACATTCTTGAAAAAATGTTGGAAGCGATTTCTCAACCTAGAGAAAATCTGTCTCCCCATGCACCAAGGCTACTTAGCTTCCGAATAGACCCAGAACTAATAGGTACAGTAATTGGTCCTGGAGGCAGAACTATCAAAGGAATTACAGAGAGGACCAATACTAAAATCGATATTGAAGATGGAGGTATTGTTACGATTGCTTCTCATGACGGAACCGCAGCGGAAGAAGCCCAACGAATAATCGAAGGTCTAACCAGAAAAGTTCATGAGGGTGAAATCTTCACTGGACCCATAACAAGAATCATCCCAATTGGTGCTTTCGTCGAGATACTTCCAGGCAAGGAAGGCATGATTCACATCTCCCAACTTTCAGACGCAAGAGTTGAGAAAGTTGATGATGTAGTCAAAGTGGGCGATGTCGTAACAGTACGAGTAAGAGAAATCGACAACCGTGGTCGAATCAATCTCACTCTTAGAGGCGTTCCCCAAAATGGGGAACAAGCTCATGTTGAGCCAACACCAACACCAGTAGCCCCATTAACCTGA
- the rpsN gene encoding 30S ribosomal protein S14: MAKKSMIARDVKRKKLVERYADKRMALLKAFHSAKSPMERLEIHRKIQALPRNSAPSRMRNRCWATGKPRGVYRDFGLCRNQLRQRAHKGELPGVVKSSW, encoded by the coding sequence ATGGCCAAAAAGTCAATGATTGCGCGCGATGTTAAGCGCAAGAAGCTTGTAGAAAGATATGCGGACAAGCGCATGGCCTTGTTGAAAGCTTTCCATTCAGCCAAAAGCCCTATGGAGCGCCTAGAAATACATCGCAAAATTCAGGCTCTACCAAGAAACAGTGCGCCAAGTCGAATGAGAAACCGTTGTTGGGCCACTGGTAAACCACGCGGTGTTTATAGAGATTTTGGCCTTTGTCGCAACCAACTTCGTCAACGTGCACACAAGGGGGAGCTACCAGGTGTAGTTAAGTCCAGCTGGTAA
- the rseP gene encoding RIP metalloprotease RseP, whose protein sequence is MNVLASLLVLGLLIFFHELGHFLAARLQGIHVNGFSIGFGPAIFKKEFAGITYSIRALPLGGFVSFPDDDIDSKIPKDDPNLLRNRPLIQRAFVISAGVLANLLLAWLVLIGQAALVGIPSAPEPGVLIMSVQPGQPAESSDLVSGDQILSIDGLKLGKGQEAVQLFVEQIQNAPGRTIKLERLRGTDSKIVSIKPRDQLGSGKIGAQLQPNISERIQPAKGPNEILKNADGQFSDLLTRTITGYQGLITDFGSTSKQLSGPVKIVEIGAQLSEKGSSGLVLFAALVSINLAVLNSLPLPLLDGGQMALLLIEGVRGKPVPQKIQMAFIQSGFLLLVGLSVVLIIRDTAQLSIVQALINR, encoded by the coding sequence ATGAACGTTCTTGCATCCTTATTAGTTCTAGGTCTACTGATCTTCTTTCACGAATTAGGACATTTTCTTGCTGCAAGGTTGCAAGGAATACATGTTAATGGCTTCTCAATTGGTTTTGGTCCTGCAATTTTCAAGAAGGAATTCGCAGGAATCACCTACTCAATTAGAGCACTTCCACTTGGAGGATTTGTTTCATTCCCAGACGATGATATTGATAGCAAAATCCCTAAGGATGATCCAAACCTACTGCGCAACCGCCCCTTAATTCAAAGAGCCTTCGTAATCTCTGCAGGTGTTCTAGCGAACCTTTTACTTGCCTGGTTAGTACTTATTGGCCAAGCGGCATTAGTTGGAATACCAAGCGCGCCTGAGCCTGGAGTTCTAATTATGTCTGTTCAGCCAGGGCAACCTGCCGAAAGCTCCGACCTTGTCTCAGGAGATCAAATTCTCAGTATTGATGGTTTGAAATTGGGCAAAGGTCAAGAAGCAGTTCAACTATTTGTAGAACAAATCCAAAATGCGCCAGGGAGAACTATCAAACTCGAACGCTTACGAGGAACTGACAGCAAAATCGTAAGCATTAAGCCTAGGGATCAATTAGGAAGTGGGAAAATTGGCGCTCAATTGCAACCAAACATTAGTGAAAGAATCCAACCTGCCAAGGGGCCAAATGAAATTCTAAAGAATGCTGATGGTCAATTCAGCGATCTACTAACTAGAACAATAACTGGATATCAAGGGCTAATAACAGACTTCGGATCTACTTCAAAACAATTAAGCGGCCCAGTAAAAATTGTAGAAATAGGAGCACAACTTTCTGAAAAAGGTTCTTCTGGTCTAGTCCTTTTCGCCGCATTGGTCTCAATAAATTTAGCTGTACTCAATTCGTTACCCCTGCCACTTCTTGATGGAGGACAAATGGCACTTCTTTTAATCGAAGGGGTCCGTGGTAAACCAGTTCCTCAAAAGATACAAATGGCCTTCATCCAATCAGGTTTTCTTCTTCTGGTTGGACTGAGTGTTGTACTTATAATCCGAGATACCGCTCAACTTTCAATTGTTCAAGCATTGATCAACCGTTAA
- the serS gene encoding serine--tRNA ligase yields MLDQRLVRDNPNLIARELARRGIKVDLINLQQIAQQQRDIEEERSNLQAEGNLIGKEVGQKIKSGITPQSTEISELRLKGNQIKKKVALLEEREKTISLALKEKLLSFPNLPAKECPNGRNEKDNQEKRYWGEPRKGGNLQKHWEIAERLNLFDTERSAKVSQSRFVTLLNQGARLERALINFMLDIHTAKGYQEVLPPVLVNTASLTGSGQLPKFAEESFRCSEDDLWLTPTAEVPVTSLHREEIIPSDQLPLRYVAYSPCFRREAGSYGRDTRGLIRLHQFNKVELYWFVHPEESKDAHIQITKDAEAVLQKLELPYRVIELCTGDLGFSAARTFDLEVWLPGAETYREISSCSTCNDFQARRSSIRTKEGKTTRLVHTLNGSGLAVGRTMAALLENGQESDGSVTIPKALVPYFGGTQLQPDRNN; encoded by the coding sequence GTGCTTGATCAGCGCCTGGTGCGTGACAATCCCAATCTAATAGCTCGGGAACTAGCTCGAAGAGGAATCAAAGTAGACCTAATTAACTTGCAGCAAATTGCCCAACAGCAAAGAGATATTGAAGAAGAACGTAGCAACCTTCAAGCAGAAGGAAATCTAATAGGGAAAGAAGTTGGTCAGAAAATCAAAAGCGGAATCACACCACAATCAACGGAAATTTCAGAACTTCGATTGAAAGGAAACCAGATCAAAAAAAAAGTAGCACTTTTAGAGGAGAGAGAGAAAACAATCTCATTAGCTTTAAAAGAAAAGCTACTTAGTTTTCCAAACCTTCCAGCCAAAGAATGTCCAAACGGAAGAAACGAAAAAGACAATCAAGAAAAGCGATACTGGGGTGAACCGCGAAAGGGGGGTAATCTTCAGAAGCATTGGGAGATTGCGGAGCGTCTAAATCTTTTCGACACTGAGCGGTCGGCAAAAGTCTCCCAAAGTCGCTTTGTGACGCTGCTTAATCAAGGTGCTCGCCTGGAAAGAGCTTTAATCAACTTCATGCTGGATATACATACTGCAAAAGGTTATCAAGAAGTTTTGCCTCCAGTTCTTGTTAATACCGCAAGCCTTACTGGCTCCGGTCAACTTCCAAAATTTGCCGAAGAAAGCTTTCGTTGCTCTGAGGACGATTTATGGCTAACCCCCACTGCAGAGGTTCCAGTTACATCATTACATCGAGAAGAAATCATTCCTAGTGATCAATTACCTCTTCGATATGTCGCCTATAGCCCTTGCTTTCGACGAGAAGCAGGAAGCTATGGCAGAGACACTAGAGGTCTTATTAGACTTCATCAATTCAACAAAGTCGAGCTTTACTGGTTTGTTCATCCCGAAGAATCAAAAGATGCTCATATACAAATAACTAAAGATGCAGAAGCTGTCCTACAAAAACTTGAACTGCCTTATCGCGTTATAGAACTTTGTACAGGCGATCTTGGCTTCTCTGCCGCTCGTACTTTTGATCTTGAAGTCTGGCTGCCAGGAGCAGAAACATACAGAGAAATCTCTAGCTGCAGTACCTGTAATGATTTTCAAGCAAGACGTTCTTCTATACGAACAAAAGAAGGGAAAACAACCCGCCTAGTGCATACCCTTAATGGAAGTGGTTTAGCAGTAGGGCGAACAATGGCTGCTTTATTAGAAAATGGCCAAGAATCAGATGGGAGTGTAACTATTCCCAAAGCACTAGTGCCATATTTCGGAGGAACTCAATTACAACCTGACCGCAACAACTGA
- a CDS encoding AAA family ATPase encodes MKSWDAHLDLLIRARTPLIWIRSNEEERLEELLTQAAARLKPRRLACWDFIEGLQGVVNEKGLGARQPMAVLQWLQKIDTNNPTILLLKDFHRFCEDAGIARMLRNLSCVLRKKPHTIVLCSGSWDPPKDLDEALTILDLPLPEELELRNLITNIAKATGQSLKNDVLEELTHACSGLSEIRVRQVAARALAQRGQIGREDLTEILEEKRQNIARSEVLEYCETKATTADIGGLDALKGWLGQRHQAFSDEARNFGLPLPRGVLLVGPQGTGKSLTAKAIAHSWSMPLLRLDVGRLFAGLVGASEARTRETIQRAEAMAPCVLWIDEIDKGFGGDARSDGGTSQRVLANVLTWMAEKTSAVFVVATANGVERLPSELLRKGRFDEIFMLDLPSIQERLRILELHIQQRRPNLNLSLNTVLGRTSEFSGAELEQTVIEAMHLAFAERRELEETDLILAASQLIPLSRTAKEQLTSLKEWASTGRARPASVILNT; translated from the coding sequence ATGAAAAGTTGGGATGCCCATTTAGATCTTTTAATTAGAGCCAGAACACCTCTTATTTGGATACGTAGCAATGAAGAAGAACGGCTCGAGGAACTATTAACTCAAGCAGCGGCAAGGTTGAAGCCCAGGCGTCTCGCCTGCTGGGACTTCATAGAAGGTCTCCAAGGTGTAGTTAATGAAAAAGGACTTGGTGCTAGGCAACCAATGGCTGTTCTTCAATGGCTTCAAAAGATCGACACAAACAACCCAACAATTCTTCTTTTAAAAGATTTCCATCGTTTTTGTGAAGACGCAGGCATAGCACGCATGCTTAGAAACCTTAGTTGCGTACTCAGAAAAAAGCCTCACACAATTGTTCTTTGCTCAGGTTCGTGGGACCCTCCTAAAGATCTTGATGAAGCTTTAACTATTTTAGATCTACCCCTACCAGAAGAGCTGGAGCTTAGAAATCTAATTACTAATATTGCTAAAGCAACTGGTCAATCACTTAAAAATGACGTTCTAGAAGAATTAACTCATGCATGCAGTGGACTTAGTGAAATAAGAGTCCGTCAAGTAGCAGCAAGGGCTCTTGCACAAAGAGGCCAAATAGGTCGTGAAGACTTGACCGAAATCCTTGAAGAAAAGCGCCAAAACATCGCAAGAAGTGAGGTTCTCGAATATTGCGAAACAAAAGCCACTACAGCAGATATCGGAGGTCTAGATGCACTCAAAGGATGGTTGGGCCAACGCCACCAAGCATTTTCAGATGAAGCACGCAACTTTGGATTACCACTCCCAAGAGGAGTTTTACTAGTTGGCCCGCAAGGTACAGGTAAATCCTTAACAGCTAAAGCTATTGCGCATAGTTGGTCGATGCCATTGTTAAGGCTGGATGTAGGACGTCTTTTTGCAGGATTGGTTGGTGCAAGTGAAGCACGCACTAGAGAGACTATTCAACGAGCAGAAGCTATGGCTCCTTGTGTTCTATGGATAGATGAAATCGACAAAGGATTTGGTGGCGATGCCAGAAGTGATGGCGGAACAAGTCAACGGGTCCTAGCAAACGTCCTAACTTGGATGGCAGAGAAAACCTCAGCAGTTTTTGTAGTTGCGACAGCGAATGGTGTTGAAAGATTACCTAGCGAACTTCTACGCAAAGGCCGCTTCGATGAGATTTTTATGCTTGACCTACCTAGCATCCAAGAAAGATTAAGGATACTGGAATTACATATCCAACAAAGGAGGCCAAACTTAAACCTCTCTTTAAACACTGTCCTTGGACGTACGAGTGAGTTCTCTGGTGCAGAACTAGAACAGACTGTGATAGAGGCTATGCATCTTGCATTTGCAGAAAGGCGAGAACTAGAAGAAACAGATCTAATTCTTGCTGCAAGTCAATTAATCCCACTATCAAGAACAGCAAAGGAGCAACTCACCTCCTTAAAAGAATGGGCTTCCACTGGAAGAGCAAGGCCAGCATCTGTAATACTTAACACCTAA
- a CDS encoding DUF177 domain-containing protein: MSLGLQPIPLKELKVLSAPKVFRFEGYLDELPSLTPIRGVITAEIQGQILKIKGDINTIINLKCDRCLLDFNQILKYDSYEMLLIEQMDQLKEDFYQDEIVDHIDPYSEFDLERWVYEQLSLQMPLLKICSLDCKGAINLKKEDKLLSTDFQYNDPKSIDPRWSELKKLLKP, translated from the coding sequence ATGAGTCTTGGGCTCCAACCGATTCCACTAAAGGAATTAAAAGTCCTATCAGCTCCAAAGGTTTTTAGATTCGAAGGATATCTAGATGAGCTGCCTTCTTTAACTCCTATTCGTGGAGTAATAACTGCTGAGATTCAAGGACAAATCCTGAAAATCAAAGGCGATATAAATACAATCATTAACCTTAAATGTGATAGATGTCTATTAGATTTCAATCAAATACTTAAATATGACTCATATGAAATGCTTTTAATTGAGCAAATGGACCAATTAAAAGAAGATTTCTACCAAGATGAAATTGTAGATCATATCGATCCTTATAGTGAATTTGATCTTGAAAGGTGGGTTTATGAGCAATTGAGCCTGCAAATGCCCTTATTAAAAATTTGTAGCCTCGATTGCAAAGGAGCAATAAATCTGAAAAAGGAAGATAAATTATTGTCTACTGACTTTCAATACAATGATCCAAAATCAATTGATCCTCGATGGTCTGAGCTTAAAAAGTTACTAAAGCCATGA
- the yidC gene encoding membrane protein insertase YidC translates to MIGYLSDNLLIPILDFFYGLVPSYGLAIVALTIVIRLALFPLSAGSIRSARRMRIAQPVMQKRQAEIKSRYANNPQKQQEELGKLMGEFGSPLAGCLPLLVQMPILFALFATLRGSPFADVPYLVNMKVLPSEQIATVEPKPFTSGRHSIFVTEKDHFPIVASLPGGTKIGTGEKVQINLQTLRGEPYSKVLSRFDNGSQFTPNWKVTKGEEFVEVSSDGSVKGISPGDATVEGKIPGLAAKSGFLFIKALGQVGFYVDGAINWDIAILVGGFGLTLVISQALSGRGMPVNPQQSTANKITPIMITGMFLFFPLPAGVLLYMVIANIFQAVQTFLLSREALPDNLQKILDDQLSKPTTTAVAGSAQALGERLPFEPKSGK, encoded by the coding sequence GTGATCGGGTACCTCTCTGACAATCTCCTGATACCGATCCTGGATTTCTTCTATGGATTAGTACCCAGCTACGGGCTAGCGATTGTTGCACTAACAATTGTCATAAGACTTGCACTATTCCCTTTAAGCGCTGGATCAATTCGAAGTGCTAGACGCATGCGTATTGCCCAGCCAGTAATGCAGAAACGACAAGCAGAAATCAAAAGTCGTTATGCAAACAACCCTCAAAAGCAACAAGAGGAGCTAGGGAAACTTATGGGTGAGTTCGGCAGCCCTCTTGCGGGTTGTTTACCCCTTTTAGTGCAGATGCCAATACTCTTTGCTCTATTTGCGACCTTAAGAGGATCACCCTTCGCTGATGTTCCATATTTGGTCAATATGAAAGTCCTGCCTTCAGAGCAAATTGCCACAGTTGAACCAAAGCCCTTTACGAGTGGAAGACATTCGATATTTGTAACAGAAAAAGACCATTTCCCGATTGTTGCCTCTCTACCAGGAGGAACAAAAATTGGAACAGGTGAAAAAGTACAGATCAACCTCCAAACACTTAGAGGAGAACCATATAGCAAAGTCCTATCTCGATTTGACAATGGCTCACAATTCACTCCGAATTGGAAGGTCACAAAAGGTGAGGAATTTGTAGAAGTTTCCTCTGATGGGAGCGTCAAAGGTATTTCTCCAGGAGATGCAACTGTTGAAGGGAAAATCCCAGGATTAGCAGCCAAAAGTGGCTTTCTTTTCATAAAAGCTCTAGGTCAAGTTGGTTTCTATGTTGATGGAGCAATTAATTGGGACATCGCGATTCTTGTCGGGGGCTTTGGCCTAACACTTGTTATTTCTCAGGCACTTTCAGGAAGGGGAATGCCTGTAAACCCACAACAATCAACAGCCAACAAGATCACTCCAATAATGATCACTGGCATGTTTCTCTTCTTCCCGCTGCCAGCTGGTGTATTGCTTTACATGGTGATTGCAAACATCTTCCAAGCAGTACAAACTTTCCTGCTAAGTCGTGAAGCGCTACCAGATAACCTTCAAAAGATACTTGATGATCAACTTTCAAAACCTACAACCACTGCAGTTGCTGGATCAGCGCAAGCTTTAGGAGAGCGTTTACCCTTCGAGCCCAAAAGTGGCAAATGA
- a CDS encoding PH domain-containing protein → MKNIQEEIYYEGGPAKVDLIINLIAGLTLVGLPFAFGAVVRALWLRYKITQKRVSITGGWFGRDQSQVVYNQIKEIRSIPRGFGFYGDMVLFLKDGAKLEMRSVPSFRETENFILKQMNSNVSSTSAKDVQGFAA, encoded by the coding sequence ATGAAAAACATTCAAGAAGAAATTTATTATGAGGGCGGCCCTGCAAAAGTCGACCTAATTATCAACCTAATAGCAGGACTAACACTTGTGGGGCTTCCCTTCGCCTTTGGTGCGGTAGTTCGTGCATTATGGCTTCGTTACAAAATCACCCAGAAAAGGGTTTCAATTACAGGGGGGTGGTTCGGAAGAGATCAAAGTCAAGTTGTTTATAACCAGATCAAGGAAATTCGTTCTATTCCAAGGGGTTTTGGTTTTTATGGAGACATGGTTCTTTTTTTAAAAGATGGAGCCAAACTAGAAATGCGTTCAGTTCCTAGCTTTCGAGAGACAGAAAATTTCATCCTGAAGCAAATGAATAGTAATGTTTCCAGTACTTCTGCTAAGGATGTGCAAGGTTTCGCTGCCTAA
- the rnpA gene encoding ribonuclease P protein component has protein sequence MVLPKSMRLQGHRCFDHLYKEGLRYHEPSILLRVVKAESKFYKRKDLKFESKTCRCAIAISSKVSKKAVIRNRLRRLIHQHLREKLYGVSGLSNKWALFSLKPQSSSKEPKQLLKECDRLLLKAGFLP, from the coding sequence ATGGTTTTGCCTAAATCAATGCGATTACAAGGGCACAGATGTTTTGATCATCTATATAAAGAAGGCCTTCGGTATCACGAGCCCTCAATCTTGCTAAGAGTTGTCAAGGCAGAAAGTAAATTTTATAAACGCAAAGATCTAAAATTTGAATCAAAAACTTGCAGGTGCGCAATTGCTATTAGCAGCAAAGTGAGCAAAAAGGCAGTGATCAGAAACCGCCTAAGGCGCCTTATTCATCAACATCTAAGAGAAAAATTATATGGTGTAAGTGGACTTTCTAATAAATGGGCACTTTTCAGTCTCAAACCTCAATCTTCTTCCAAAGAGCCTAAGCAATTGCTTAAAGAATGCGACAGATTGCTTCTGAAAGCAGGTTTCCTTCCATGA
- the rpmH gene encoding 50S ribosomal protein L34, whose translation MTKRTLGGTSRKRKRVSGFRVRMRTHTGRRVIRSRRKRGRVRIAV comes from the coding sequence ATGACTAAAAGAACCCTTGGAGGCACAAGCCGAAAAAGGAAGCGGGTATCAGGATTTCGCGTTCGTATGAGAACTCATACTGGCCGCAGAGTCATTCGAAGTCGTCGCAAAAGAGGCAGAGTGCGAATCGCAGTTTAA
- a CDS encoding DUF2808 domain-containing protein, with translation MALIQSSVRLQMIVATGIKIGIVGACLALEGINPPKGLSTPAMLEFRWEQDANYKKLYYYQSSDQKRARSTYYLVMKPKTRKTAILKLTINFPEHFDSNIKPKKLSLCRISVGGMLEKTRCEEKIPAVFEVTKGEKTSIDVFPNQPIPVSKEGYAVVMKIFNPSKVGMFQVNALTQSPGDMPISRYIGSWNLDIR, from the coding sequence ATGGCCCTAATTCAATCAAGTGTTCGCCTACAAATGATTGTGGCAACTGGCATAAAGATAGGGATTGTTGGTGCATGTCTAGCTTTAGAAGGAATCAATCCTCCTAAAGGTTTAAGCACACCAGCAATGCTTGAATTTCGTTGGGAGCAGGATGCAAACTATAAAAAGCTTTATTACTATCAAAGTTCAGACCAAAAAAGAGCTAGGTCGACTTATTACCTAGTAATGAAACCAAAGACTAGGAAGACAGCAATACTCAAACTAACCATAAATTTCCCTGAGCATTTTGATTCAAATATCAAGCCGAAAAAATTAAGTTTATGTCGCATTAGTGTTGGTGGAATGCTTGAAAAAACAAGATGTGAGGAAAAAATACCTGCTGTCTTTGAAGTAACCAAAGGTGAGAAAACCTCTATCGATGTTTTCCCAAATCAACCCATTCCTGTTAGTAAGGAAGGGTATGCGGTTGTGATGAAAATCTTCAACCCAAGCAAAGTTGGAATGTTTCAAGTGAATGCTTTGACACAATCCCCTGGAGACATGCCTATTTCCCGTTACATAGGTAGTTGGAATCTAGATATTCGTTGA
- the aroH gene encoding chorismate mutase has protein sequence MALQKESLQLKGIRGATTSQSNEVEAIDSSVTELVEALVERNKLKPEQIVSITFSVTTDLNACFPAAIARRQPGWDNVALLDCQQMSVPGDLKNCIRILAHVFLPINQKPQHPYLGEAISLRPDRSKP, from the coding sequence ATGGCCTTACAAAAAGAAAGCCTTCAATTAAAAGGAATAAGAGGCGCAACTACTAGTCAAAGCAATGAAGTCGAAGCAATCGACTCATCGGTGACTGAACTGGTCGAGGCACTAGTCGAGCGGAACAAACTCAAACCTGAGCAGATTGTATCCATCACATTTTCTGTAACAACTGATTTAAATGCTTGTTTCCCAGCTGCCATAGCCAGGCGACAGCCAGGTTGGGACAACGTGGCGTTACTAGATTGCCAGCAAATGTCAGTACCGGGAGATTTAAAGAATTGCATTCGAATACTTGCACACGTATTTCTGCCAATCAATCAAAAACCTCAGCACCCCTATCTAGGAGAGGCGATTTCATTGCGGCCAGATAGATCAAAACCATAA